In a genomic window of Thiosocius teredinicola:
- a CDS encoding glycosyltransferase family protein: MDFFQNGTITTLHKLCARPIEEMEAELKAFSADRPMALILPSLYSELQGPALPHIVEELKHATYISEIIVGLDQADESQFEHAKEFFSELPQNVHILWNDGPWLRDIDADLQSQNLAPTQAGKGRNAWYCMGYALALDHCEAIALHDCDITTYDRSLPARLFYPVANPAFSFEFCKGYYSRVHNDQLSGRATRLFVTPLIRALRKVVGQLDYLDFMDSFRYPLSGEFSLSRDFVKTLRIPSDWGLEVGVLSEVYRTLARSSVCQVDIADQYDHKHQDLSEDDATKGLTRMSVEIAKSLYRKLATEGITLSSEDFRSIKAAYYRIALDSTEQYFYDARINGLKYDRHKEEGSIEVFAQSVMSAGETFLSNPMESPFIPNWNRVHDAFPDICQRLLQAVRADR, translated from the coding sequence ATGGACTTCTTCCAGAACGGAACCATTACCACCCTGCACAAACTCTGTGCCCGGCCGATCGAGGAGATGGAAGCCGAGCTCAAGGCATTCTCCGCCGACCGTCCGATGGCGTTGATCCTGCCGAGTCTGTATTCCGAGTTGCAGGGCCCTGCGTTGCCTCACATCGTCGAAGAACTCAAACACGCCACCTACATCTCCGAGATCATCGTCGGACTCGATCAGGCCGATGAAAGCCAGTTCGAGCACGCCAAGGAATTCTTCTCCGAACTGCCGCAGAACGTGCATATCCTGTGGAACGACGGCCCCTGGTTGCGCGATATCGACGCCGACCTGCAATCGCAGAACCTCGCACCGACGCAGGCCGGCAAAGGGCGCAACGCCTGGTATTGCATGGGCTATGCCTTGGCGCTCGATCATTGCGAAGCGATCGCATTGCACGATTGCGACATCACCACCTATGACCGCAGCCTGCCGGCTCGACTGTTCTACCCGGTCGCCAACCCGGCATTCAGTTTTGAATTCTGCAAGGGCTACTACTCGCGTGTACACAACGATCAGTTGAGTGGTCGCGCGACCCGGCTGTTCGTGACACCCTTGATCCGCGCACTGCGCAAGGTCGTCGGACAACTCGACTACCTCGACTTCATGGACAGTTTTCGCTATCCCTTATCCGGCGAATTCTCACTGAGCAGGGACTTCGTCAAGACGCTGCGCATCCCCAGCGACTGGGGCCTTGAAGTGGGTGTGCTTTCGGAGGTCTACCGTACCCTGGCGCGCAGCAGCGTATGCCAGGTCGATATCGCCGACCAGTACGACCACAAGCACCAGGACCTCTCCGAAGACGACGCCACCAAGGGCCTGACACGGATGAGCGTGGAGATCGCCAAGTCGCTGTACCGCAAGCTGGCGACCGAAGGCATTACGCTGTCGAGCGAGGACTTTCGCTCGATCAAGGCCGCGTACTATCGCATCGCACTCGATTCCACCGAGCAATATTTCTACGATGCACGCATCAACGGCCTGAAGTACGACCGCCACAAAGAGGAAGGCAGTATCGAGGTGTTCGCGCAAAGCGTCATGTCGGCCGGCGAGACCTTCCTGTCCAATCCGATGGAATCGCCGTTCATCCCCAACTGGAACCGGGTGCACGACGCATTCCCCGACATCTGCCAGCGCCTGTTACAGGCGGTGCGCGCCGATCGTTGA
- a CDS encoding HAD-IIB family hydrolase — MRASDTIIFTDLDGTLLDHRDYSFDAAGPALAEVEQRAIPLILATSKTLAEVTEINRQLGNPQPVIVENGCALCFPLSRSYPFKIRTQETINGHAVVRCSTPIDSIRRFLRNQRARYDWQIEGFGDMSVEQVVEHTGLSHEQAELAKQRLCSEPFLWHDTPANLENFRALAADDGLRVTQGGRFWHLMGNSSKAKALDTMCRLYTPHDATPLTVIALGDSENDREMLEMADIAVVIKRHDDTHLDCRGKKQTIRTEQQGPAGWNQAILQLLRQ; from the coding sequence ATGCGCGCCAGCGACACCATTATCTTCACCGACCTTGACGGCACCTTACTCGATCATCGCGATTACAGCTTCGACGCTGCCGGACCAGCGCTTGCCGAGGTCGAGCAACGCGCGATCCCGCTGATACTCGCCACCAGCAAGACCCTGGCCGAGGTCACCGAGATCAATCGCCAGCTCGGCAACCCACAACCGGTCATCGTCGAGAACGGCTGTGCCCTGTGCTTTCCGCTGAGTCGCAGCTACCCGTTCAAGATACGCACCCAGGAAACCATCAACGGGCACGCCGTGGTCCGCTGTTCAACACCCATCGATTCGATACGGCGATTCCTGAGAAACCAGCGCGCGCGATACGACTGGCAGATCGAAGGTTTCGGCGACATGAGCGTCGAGCAGGTTGTCGAGCACACCGGTCTTAGCCACGAGCAGGCGGAACTCGCCAAGCAACGCCTGTGCAGCGAGCCGTTTCTTTGGCACGACACGCCGGCCAACCTGGAAAACTTTCGCGCCCTGGCCGCCGACGATGGATTGCGCGTGACCCAGGGCGGTCGCTTTTGGCATCTGATGGGCAACAGCAGCAAGGCCAAGGCGCTCGATACCATGTGTCGGCTGTATACGCCGCATGACGCAACACCGCTCACCGTCATCGCCCTTGGCGACAGCGAGAACGATCGCGAAATGCTCGAGATGGCCGACATAGCCGTCGTCATCAAACGCCATGATGATACGCACCTGGATTGTCGCGGCAAAAAGCAGACGATCCGCACCGAACAACAGGGTCCGGCAGGATGGAATCAAGCCATCCTGCAACTACTTCGACAATAA
- a CDS encoding alpha-amylase family glycosyl hydrolase: MSTAELDLPFPDIPSDLPAEQRIVARLAFLYGDERAAEIDRRIQRLLKTHRQLRTRVVQGEFWSQRDVVMITYGDSVQSSTHPPLQTLHNFISDYLSDAFSMVHILPFFPWSSDDGFSVTDFRAVKQDLGTWQDIKRLSEDIDVTMDLVLNHCSRENLWFVDYIFGEEPACNYFIELDPSTNLSMVTRPRSSPVLSGVRTQTGMRHVWTTFSNDQIDLNYANPDVLIEFIDILLYYIRRGARMIRLDAVAYLWKEIGTSCIHLAQTHQVVKLFRDVLELVEPAALIMTETNVPHAENIAYFGDGDEAHVIYQFSLPPLLLHALFSGKSSYLNAWAKGLEQFGQPPNCTYLNFTASHDGVGLRPLEGLVPAEEVQYMLEAMRERGGYISTKSNQDGTESPYELNISYFDAFRDPAGDNQWHIPMFMVSQIISLSFKGIPAVYIHCLTATPNDKLGVERTGMTRSVNRRKWDKGELEFLIGNAESETGQVFALYRRLLPIRREQPAFHPDAEQVIYIVDEAVFCFERIALDDSQRILVIANLSPQTVNINAHLLPDDLGQREDLLELNVPVISQDVLQLEPYAIFWFSQRTP, translated from the coding sequence ATGAGCACCGCCGAACTGGATTTGCCGTTCCCCGACATCCCATCCGATCTGCCGGCCGAGCAACGCATCGTTGCGCGCCTGGCTTTTCTGTACGGTGACGAACGAGCGGCGGAGATAGACCGGCGGATACAGCGTCTGCTCAAGACCCATCGCCAGTTGCGTACACGCGTTGTGCAGGGGGAGTTCTGGTCGCAGCGCGACGTGGTCATGATCACCTACGGCGATTCGGTGCAATCGTCGACCCACCCCCCGCTGCAGACGCTGCACAATTTCATCTCGGACTACCTATCCGACGCGTTCAGCATGGTGCATATCCTGCCGTTCTTCCCATGGAGTTCCGATGACGGCTTCTCGGTAACCGACTTCCGCGCAGTGAAGCAGGACCTGGGAACCTGGCAGGACATCAAGCGCCTCTCGGAAGACATCGATGTGACGATGGACTTGGTGCTGAATCACTGTTCGCGCGAAAACCTGTGGTTCGTCGATTACATCTTCGGCGAAGAACCGGCGTGCAACTATTTCATCGAACTGGATCCATCGACCAACCTGTCGATGGTCACGCGACCGCGCAGTTCACCGGTACTGAGCGGTGTACGCACGCAGACCGGTATGCGCCACGTATGGACGACGTTCAGCAACGACCAGATCGATCTGAACTACGCCAATCCCGACGTGTTGATCGAGTTCATCGACATCCTGCTGTACTACATTCGACGCGGCGCCCGCATGATCCGTCTCGACGCCGTGGCCTACCTGTGGAAAGAGATCGGCACCAGCTGCATCCACCTGGCGCAGACCCACCAAGTGGTCAAACTGTTTCGCGATGTGCTTGAACTGGTCGAGCCGGCAGCCTTGATCATGACCGAGACCAACGTGCCGCACGCCGAAAACATCGCGTATTTCGGCGATGGCGACGAAGCGCACGTGATCTACCAGTTCAGCCTGCCGCCTTTGCTGCTGCATGCCTTGTTCAGCGGCAAGAGCAGTTACCTGAATGCCTGGGCCAAAGGCCTTGAGCAGTTCGGCCAACCGCCGAACTGTACCTATCTCAACTTCACCGCATCGCATGACGGGGTCGGCCTGCGTCCGCTCGAAGGCCTGGTACCCGCCGAAGAGGTGCAGTACATGCTCGAGGCGATGCGTGAGCGCGGCGGCTATATCTCGACCAAGTCAAACCAGGACGGTACGGAGAGTCCCTACGAGCTCAACATCAGTTACTTCGATGCCTTCCGCGATCCGGCCGGAGACAATCAGTGGCACATCCCGATGTTCATGGTGTCGCAGATCATCTCGCTGTCGTTCAAAGGTATCCCGGCGGTCTACATCCACTGCCTGACGGCGACGCCCAACGACAAGCTCGGCGTCGAACGCACCGGCATGACGCGCTCGGTCAACCGCCGCAAGTGGGATAAAGGCGAACTTGAGTTTCTCATCGGCAACGCCGAGTCGGAGACCGGCCAGGTATTCGCCCTCTATCGACGTCTGTTGCCGATCCGACGCGAGCAGCCGGCGTTTCATCCGGATGCCGAGCAGGTCATCTACATCGTCGACGAAGCGGTGTTCTGTTTCGAACGCATCGCCCTCGACGACAGTCAACGCATCCTGGTGATCGCCAATCTGTCGCCGCAAACAGTGAACATCAATGCCCATCTGCTACCGGACGACCTCGGTCAACGCGAAGACCTACTGGAACTGAACGTCCCGGTCATCAGCCAGGATGTGCTGCAACTGGAACCCTACGCCATCTTCTGGTTTAGTCAGCGTACTCCCTGA
- a CDS encoding OmpA family protein — protein MRIRVIRLAVLMAAALGVSQVQAGYWTDSSGEVWRNSAGECWRTGSWTPEDIIVGCDGKVAEVAEPEPAAPAPAPAPAPAAVTTEATVTFGFDSADLDQEAMSSIDTLVNDAQGKGKIQTVRLTGHADRIGTEEYNLDLSLRRASAVNDYLVNNKGIDPQAIEISGKGESMPVVGCEGVRGSEAITCLRPNRRVEVDLDLF, from the coding sequence ATGAGAATCCGGGTTATTCGTCTTGCTGTACTGATGGCCGCCGCGCTTGGGGTATCGCAGGTTCAGGCAGGTTACTGGACCGATTCCAGTGGTGAGGTTTGGCGCAACAGTGCCGGCGAATGTTGGCGCACTGGCTCGTGGACGCCAGAAGACATCATCGTGGGCTGCGATGGAAAAGTGGCTGAGGTCGCCGAACCCGAACCTGCTGCTCCGGCTCCGGCTCCGGCTCCTGCTCCGGCAGCAGTCACCACTGAGGCTACCGTGACCTTTGGTTTCGACAGCGCTGACCTCGACCAAGAGGCCATGTCGTCGATCGATACCCTGGTCAACGATGCACAAGGCAAAGGCAAGATCCAGACGGTTCGTCTGACTGGCCATGCCGACCGTATCGGTACCGAGGAGTACAACCTTGATCTGTCGCTGCGCCGCGCGAGCGCCGTCAACGACTATCTGGTCAACAACAAAGGTATCGATCCGCAGGCCATCGAGATCTCCGGTAAGGGTGAATCGATGCCGGTCGTAGGTTGTGAAGGCGTCCGTGGTTCGGAAGCTATCACCTGCCTGCGCCCGAACCGCCGTGTAGAGGTCGATCTGGACCTGTTCTGA
- the galU gene encoding UTP--glucose-1-phosphate uridylyltransferase GalU: MIKKCLFPAAGYGTRFLPATKAMPKEMLPIVNKPLIQYGVEEAMEAGMTNIGMVTGRGKRALEDHFDVSYELEHQISGTSKESYLADIRNIIDNCSFSYTRQTEMKGLGHAILTGENLIGREPFGVILADDLCVGENDSVLMQMANIYAKYRCSIVAIEEVPHEEVYKYGVIAGSELEDGVYVVSDMVEKPSPEDAPSNLAIIGRYILTPDLFDVIRDTPPGRNGEIQITDALQTQATKNMVLAYRFKGQRFDCGSVEGFVKATNYFYERWKEKEGA, from the coding sequence ATGATCAAGAAGTGTTTATTCCCTGCCGCCGGCTACGGCACCCGCTTTCTTCCCGCCACCAAGGCGATGCCGAAAGAGATGCTGCCGATCGTCAACAAGCCGCTGATCCAGTACGGCGTCGAAGAGGCGATGGAAGCCGGAATGACCAACATCGGTATGGTGACCGGTCGCGGCAAGCGCGCGCTCGAAGACCACTTCGACGTCAGCTATGAGCTCGAGCACCAGATCAGCGGCACGTCGAAAGAAAGTTACCTGGCCGACATCCGCAACATCATCGACAACTGCAGCTTTTCGTACACCCGTCAGACCGAAATGAAAGGCCTCGGCCACGCCATTCTGACCGGCGAGAACCTGATCGGTCGTGAACCTTTCGGCGTCATCCTCGCCGACGACTTGTGTGTCGGTGAGAACGACAGCGTTTTGATGCAGATGGCAAATATCTACGCCAAATACCGCTGCAGCATCGTCGCCATCGAAGAGGTGCCGCACGAAGAGGTTTACAAGTACGGTGTGATCGCCGGCTCCGAACTCGAAGACGGCGTTTACGTGGTCTCGGACATGGTGGAGAAACCCAGTCCCGAAGATGCACCGTCGAACCTCGCGATCATCGGTCGTTACATCCTGACACCCGACCTGTTCGATGTGATTCGCGATACCCCGCCCGGACGCAATGGTGAGATTCAGATCACCGATGCGCTACAGACGCAGGCGACCAAAAACATGGTGTTGGCCTATCGCTTCAAAGGCCAGCGTTTCGACTGCGGCAGCGTCGAAGGCTTCGTTAAAGCGACCAACTATTTCTACGAGCGCTGGAAAGAGAAAGAAGGCGCCTGA
- a CDS encoding rhodanese-like domain-containing protein, whose translation MSEKDPSELSPKQAFQMLQDDPRALLVDIRSTMEFLFVGHPKGAVHVAWIDEPDWDINPHFVPEIRKLLLGGAVCDLDEGCAPVILICRSGKRSAEAGRALIGAGLKNVFHIDEGFEGELDDNHQRGTVGGWRYHGLPWEQC comes from the coding sequence ATGAGCGAAAAGGACCCGTCCGAATTATCACCCAAACAGGCATTCCAGATGTTGCAGGATGACCCACGCGCCCTGCTGGTAGACATCCGCTCGACCATGGAATTCCTGTTCGTCGGGCACCCGAAGGGCGCAGTGCACGTCGCCTGGATCGACGAACCGGACTGGGACATCAATCCGCATTTCGTCCCCGAGATCCGCAAGCTGCTGCTCGGCGGCGCGGTGTGCGACCTCGACGAAGGCTGCGCCCCGGTGATCCTGATCTGTCGCAGCGGCAAGCGTTCAGCCGAAGCCGGACGCGCCCTGATCGGCGCAGGTCTGAAGAACGTCTTCCACATCGACGAAGGCTTCGAAGGCGAACTCGACGACAACCATCAGCGCGGCACAGTCGGTGGCTGGCGCTACCACGGACTGCCTTGGGAGCAATGCTGA
- a CDS encoding lysophospholipid acyltransferase family protein, whose protein sequence is MRDRLLRGLIRLIARLPLTWVSSLGAAIGRLLHRLDTREARTARVNIALCFPELTAEEQRQYARKSVVESGRSMAEMIKIWADDRTDWYALVEDEGFAQAAQSRLAKGRGLIFALPHIGNWEMMAYPLARVTSTTALYRPPRAQFMDDIMRKGRARPGIKPVPTDRQGLKALHAALQRGEAIVILPDQVPKAEGASGVIAPFFGHPAMTMTLISRLARRHGSPVMFCYSVFDPTIGRYRVSFFDGDADIAADSAELAATALNRDVERCAREFPTAYQWTYRRFEIPGQRRSSPYKQHNR, encoded by the coding sequence ATGCGTGACCGATTACTGCGCGGCCTGATTCGCCTGATCGCCCGCTTGCCGCTTACCTGGGTCAGCAGCCTGGGTGCTGCGATCGGGCGTTTGCTGCACCGACTGGACACCCGCGAGGCGCGCACCGCTCGCGTCAATATCGCATTGTGTTTCCCCGAGCTCACCGCGGAAGAACAGCGACAGTATGCGCGCAAGAGCGTCGTCGAGTCGGGGCGCAGCATGGCCGAGATGATCAAGATCTGGGCCGATGACCGCACCGACTGGTACGCCCTGGTCGAAGACGAGGGTTTCGCGCAGGCTGCGCAGTCCCGGTTGGCGAAGGGCAGGGGGCTGATCTTTGCCCTGCCGCATATCGGCAACTGGGAAATGATGGCCTATCCGCTGGCGAGAGTGACGTCGACCACGGCGCTATACCGACCGCCACGGGCGCAGTTCATGGACGACATCATGCGCAAGGGCCGCGCGCGGCCCGGGATCAAACCGGTGCCGACCGACCGTCAGGGGCTAAAGGCGCTGCATGCCGCTTTGCAGCGCGGCGAGGCGATCGTGATCCTGCCCGATCAGGTGCCGAAAGCCGAGGGTGCCTCGGGGGTGATTGCGCCGTTCTTCGGCCATCCGGCGATGACGATGACCTTGATCAGTCGCCTGGCCCGACGCCACGGCTCGCCGGTGATGTTCTGTTACTCGGTATTCGACCCGACGATCGGGCGTTACCGGGTGAGTTTCTTCGACGGCGACGCCGATATCGCCGCGGACTCTGCCGAGCTCGCGGCAACCGCGCTCAACCGCGATGTCGAGCGCTGCGCACGCGAGTTTCCGACCGCGTATCAATGGACCTACCGGCGTTTCGAGATACCCGGACAACGCCGGTCCAGCCCGTACAAGCAGCACAACCGCTGA
- a CDS encoding VWA domain-containing protein encodes MRFPPANRYIGRLLLLAVLLCCAAPGFAAPPQQADVRVLIDISGSMKKNDPNNLRRPALRMLSGLLQPGTRAGVWTFAHQTNNLVPVADVDDAWKKSTKALSQRISSPGQFTNIEDVLDKASADWSGEPDKFARHLVLLTDGMVDVSKKAEESTASRERILDTLLPRLKAAGVKVHTIALSERADHELMKALAGDTGGWYQQVEHADELQRVFLHMFEQVGKPDAVPLQDNRFVVDGSVSEATVLLFSKPDAKPAVLHSPNGESYTDSDLPAGVAWFRDQGYDLITIASPQKGEWRLEADVDPDNRVMVVTDLKLQTSEIPAHIAAGETTPIEASLSNRGKVVTRQAFLRLLQVHAAANTGGETSPLPLNDTGESGDENAQDGRYSMQFGETDPREELELVVAIDSPTFMREKRFRMQVHAPMTAEVVDADGAAQLNVALQTAVMQGNSAVTAWQQAPDGSKTPLALSSSGEDRWQAVVADRALPTYVQLSGQSRLGNLVERTSGPLMAPGVEPPPAEPAPVEQEPVEEVAAQTEEPAPAEPQPEPEEVSDTDWMAIGLIIGGVNLLLLIVGGVWFFLRKRRAAAPADDGDIDALADLDDGNADAEDAKEDAA; translated from the coding sequence ATGCGTTTTCCACCGGCGAATCGATACATCGGGCGGCTGTTGTTGCTTGCCGTGCTGCTTTGTTGTGCCGCACCTGGGTTCGCCGCGCCGCCGCAGCAGGCGGATGTCCGCGTGCTGATCGATATCTCCGGCAGCATGAAAAAGAACGACCCGAACAATCTGCGTCGCCCGGCGCTGCGCATGCTGAGCGGTCTGCTGCAGCCGGGTACACGTGCCGGGGTATGGACCTTCGCGCATCAGACCAACAACCTGGTGCCGGTCGCCGATGTCGACGATGCGTGGAAAAAAAGCACCAAGGCGCTTTCTCAGCGTATCTCGTCGCCTGGTCAGTTCACCAACATCGAAGATGTGCTCGACAAGGCGTCGGCCGACTGGAGCGGCGAGCCCGACAAGTTCGCGCGTCACCTGGTTCTGCTGACCGACGGCATGGTCGATGTTTCGAAGAAAGCCGAGGAGAGCACGGCGTCGCGTGAACGCATCCTCGACACTTTGCTGCCGCGACTCAAAGCCGCCGGCGTCAAGGTGCACACGATCGCGCTGTCCGAGCGCGCCGATCACGAACTGATGAAGGCGTTGGCGGGTGATACCGGTGGCTGGTATCAGCAGGTCGAGCATGCCGACGAGTTGCAGCGTGTGTTCTTGCACATGTTCGAGCAGGTCGGCAAACCGGATGCAGTACCGCTGCAAGACAACCGCTTCGTCGTCGACGGCAGCGTCAGCGAGGCCACCGTGCTGTTGTTCAGCAAGCCCGACGCCAAGCCGGCCGTGCTGCATTCGCCGAATGGCGAGTCGTACACCGACAGTGACCTGCCCGCGGGCGTGGCCTGGTTCCGCGATCAAGGCTATGACCTGATTACGATCGCCTCGCCGCAGAAAGGCGAGTGGCGCCTCGAGGCGGACGTCGACCCCGACAACCGCGTTATGGTGGTTACCGATCTCAAACTGCAGACGTCGGAGATACCGGCGCACATCGCGGCCGGCGAGACCACGCCGATCGAAGCGAGTCTGTCCAACCGCGGCAAGGTGGTGACGCGTCAGGCCTTCCTGCGTCTGCTGCAGGTACACGCCGCAGCCAATACCGGCGGCGAGACCTCGCCGCTGCCGCTCAATGACACCGGTGAAAGCGGCGATGAAAACGCGCAGGACGGTCGCTATTCGATGCAGTTCGGTGAAACCGATCCGCGCGAAGAGCTCGAGTTGGTGGTGGCGATCGATAGCCCGACCTTCATGCGCGAAAAACGTTTTCGTATGCAGGTGCACGCGCCGATGACCGCCGAGGTTGTCGATGCAGATGGTGCGGCGCAACTGAACGTCGCCTTGCAGACTGCGGTGATGCAGGGCAACAGCGCCGTCACTGCATGGCAACAGGCACCGGACGGCAGCAAGACACCGCTCGCCTTGTCGTCCAGCGGCGAAGACCGCTGGCAGGCGGTGGTCGCGGACCGCGCCTTGCCGACATACGTCCAATTGTCGGGACAAAGCCGCCTTGGCAACCTGGTCGAACGCACCTCGGGCCCGCTGATGGCGCCCGGTGTCGAGCCTCCGCCCGCGGAGCCGGCGCCGGTCGAACAGGAACCGGTCGAAGAGGTAGCGGCGCAAACCGAAGAGCCTGCGCCGGCCGAGCCGCAACCCGAACCTGAAGAGGTATCGGATACCGATTGGATGGCCATCGGTTTGATTATCGGTGGCGTCAACCTGTTGTTGCTGATCGTCGGCGGTGTCTGGTTCTTCCTGCGCAAACGACGTGCCGCTGCTCCTGCGGATGACGGCGACATCGATGCCTTGGCCGACCTCGACGACGGCAACGCCGATGCCGAAGACGCGAAGGAGGACGCCGCATGA
- a CDS encoding prolipoprotein diacylglyceryl transferase: MSSTTWMIIGALVAEVVLILIVLLGAFWFRTQAARRRDAKAIKTLIERVQGARKDRGEAIEQYLSQNVGFEGDMLAAAKVNLLRAELSLLQRFAAIYRNRDAAAAAQFDIDVISVVGLYQEMGGPGGEGGENHSELEALRAENAGLSDELRMTMETMSRMLKDYSHMFANGPEGAEAPPEVAAAAAALAGAQVAGDEPVPDAVAVEAPGEGTEEASAATAAEDAVGAEEQLADDAVAEVGGEDISSDDIDDLFEAADESASDADDLFEATDIDGEPEPDNAAQPSDGDQAAAAETDLSAVADLLEDMPEQVADEVVSDEAAAPTASADDTDLSAVADLLEDMPEEVADAASEKAEATTAPADETDLSAVADLLEEEAAEPADGGDEAAGEDDLSAVADLLDAMPEADSAHDEDADKAVTADDIDDLLETAGADGVTDESASDEATADVDSVFVEESSEIVAQDDADDLFGEDPFDLGAFDDVEEDTEKDKEATAGSQ; the protein is encoded by the coding sequence ATGAGCAGCACGACATGGATGATCATCGGCGCCCTGGTGGCCGAAGTAGTCCTGATCCTGATCGTATTGCTCGGTGCTTTCTGGTTTCGCACACAGGCGGCGAGACGGCGCGATGCCAAAGCGATCAAGACCTTGATCGAGCGCGTGCAGGGCGCGCGCAAAGATCGCGGAGAGGCGATCGAGCAGTATCTCTCGCAGAATGTCGGGTTCGAGGGCGACATGCTGGCCGCCGCCAAGGTCAACCTGTTGCGTGCGGAGCTTTCCTTACTGCAGCGGTTCGCCGCGATCTATCGCAATCGTGACGCCGCAGCCGCCGCGCAGTTCGATATCGACGTCATATCCGTAGTCGGTTTGTACCAGGAAATGGGCGGCCCGGGGGGCGAGGGCGGCGAGAACCATAGCGAGCTCGAGGCGTTGCGCGCCGAGAACGCCGGTTTGTCAGACGAACTGCGAATGACCATGGAAACCATGAGCCGTATGCTCAAGGACTATTCCCACATGTTCGCCAACGGGCCGGAGGGGGCAGAGGCGCCGCCCGAAGTGGCCGCCGCAGCCGCCGCGCTTGCCGGCGCCCAGGTTGCCGGCGACGAGCCGGTGCCGGATGCCGTAGCCGTGGAAGCGCCAGGCGAAGGTACTGAGGAAGCGTCGGCAGCCACAGCCGCTGAGGATGCAGTCGGAGCGGAAGAACAGCTTGCCGACGACGCGGTCGCCGAGGTGGGTGGTGAAGATATCTCGTCCGACGATATCGATGATCTGTTCGAGGCGGCCGACGAGTCGGCGTCTGATGCAGACGATCTGTTTGAAGCGACCGATATCGATGGCGAGCCCGAGCCTGATAACGCGGCGCAACCGTCCGACGGTGATCAGGCGGCGGCAGCCGAGACGGATCTGAGTGCGGTGGCCGACTTGTTGGAAGACATGCCCGAGCAGGTAGCTGACGAGGTGGTTTCCGACGAAGCTGCGGCACCCACGGCGTCTGCCGACGATACCGACCTCAGCGCGGTAGCCGACCTGCTGGAAGATATGCCCGAGGAAGTTGCCGATGCAGCGTCCGAAAAAGCCGAGGCGACAACGGCGCCGGCCGACGAAACCGACCTCAGTGCTGTCGCTGACTTGCTGGAGGAGGAAGCCGCAGAGCCGGCCGATGGTGGCGACGAGGCTGCGGGTGAAGACGATCTGAGTGCGGTAGCCGACCTGTTGGATGCAATGCCGGAAGCGGACAGCGCGCATGACGAAGATGCAGATAAAGCTGTGACCGCCGACGACATCGATGACCTGTTGGAGACGGCCGGTGCGGATGGGGTGACCGATGAATCGGCATCCGATGAAGCGACTGCCGACGTCGACAGTGTGTTCGTCGAGGAGAGTTCAGAGATCGTGGCGCAGGACGACGCCGATGACCTGTTCGGCGAGGACCCGTTCGACCTGGGGGCGTTCGATGACGTCGAAGAAGACACGGAAAAAGACAAGGAAGCGACTGCCGGAAGCCAATAG
- the soxA gene encoding sulfur oxidation c-type cytochrome SoxA has protein sequence MKMTSLALAAICALSASVVMADKKATETSPAEDLKTYRDYFAKRFPGVPLNEFGNGVYAIDRVSRDSWEAIEEFPPYEPMIEAGETMWNTPFANGKGYGSCFNNDPAQRKNYPMWDAKRKMVVSMEMAINDCREANGEKPLKYNKGAIADLGAFMAYKSRGQKINVEVPNDKEALAAYNDGKSFYFARRGQLNFSCAHCHMQSAGMHVRTDILSPALGHTSGWPVYRSKWGELGTLHRRFGGCNEQVRAKKFKPQGKEYRNLEYFLSHMSNGIEFNGPSARK, from the coding sequence ATGAAAATGACATCACTGGCCTTGGCAGCGATCTGCGCCCTGAGCGCGTCGGTCGTCATGGCAGACAAAAAAGCAACTGAAACGTCACCGGCAGAAGATCTGAAGACTTACCGCGATTACTTCGCAAAGCGTTTTCCGGGCGTTCCGCTCAACGAGTTCGGCAATGGCGTATACGCCATCGACCGCGTATCTCGTGACAGCTGGGAAGCCATCGAGGAATTCCCGCCTTACGAACCGATGATCGAAGCCGGCGAAACCATGTGGAACACGCCTTTCGCCAACGGTAAAGGCTACGGCAGCTGCTTCAACAACGATCCTGCGCAACGCAAGAACTACCCGATGTGGGATGCCAAGCGCAAAATGGTCGTATCGATGGAGATGGCGATCAACGACTGTCGCGAGGCAAATGGCGAGAAACCGCTGAAGTACAACAAGGGTGCAATCGCCGATCTCGGCGCATTCATGGCGTACAAGTCACGCGGGCAGAAGATCAACGTCGAAGTACCGAACGACAAAGAGGCCCTCGCCGCCTACAACGATGGCAAGAGCTTCTACTTTGCACGTCGCGGTCAGCTCAACTTCTCGTGTGCACACTGCCACATGCAGAGCGCCGGTATGCACGTGCGTACCGACATCCTGAGCCCGGCACTGGGCCACACCTCAGGCTGGCCGGTTTACCGCTCGAAGTGGGGTGAGCTCGGCACGTTGCATCGTCGCTTCGGCGGCTGTAACGAGCAGGTGCGGGCGAAGAAGTTCAAGCCGCAAGGTAAAGAGTACCGCAACCTGGAATACTTCCTGTCTCACATGAGCAACGGCATCGAATTCAACGGTCCGTCGGCACGTAAGTAA